In Lycium ferocissimum isolate CSIRO_LF1 chromosome 11, AGI_CSIRO_Lferr_CH_V1, whole genome shotgun sequence, a single genomic region encodes these proteins:
- the LOC132036336 gene encoding uncharacterized protein LOC132036336, with product MAMTLPRSESMRSYRSEIQQDGTSSPEFANRDSRRFLREKSKAEEIRYTSNNVSHVDELNDESDMQSRYFRQELGNDVMLDQKLFHRNLVRSLSAPVSRSSFGKLLLEDRYMLTGAHIRRKHEAIEKAKVNVKKWRKEKFNLKEKVFSFKYSFVLRGRLFRRKIRTSEESHGDKQIHKKDPLNTPTVASKCYERQENSTEVPPSPASVCSTTNEEFWRQTNHFSPSSSTSDVHLLDDSEIPHVFKEISSNLNELRRKLNKLETYDSDEETTINEQPIEEEITETDDPAEAFVRDLLVASGLYDGSCDKYLSKWDPLGKPVSNQVFGEVEESYRQKIYDEEGSSTDQLQKLNHKLLCDFLNEVLPGVLGSTSMKRSIGPTARAPRGKKLLDCVWEIARVYVYPPLDMSSRSLEIILARDLQCTRWDGLVDEDVNALGKDVEYQIIGDLIHELINDMES from the exons ATGGCAATGACTCTACCCCGATCAGAATCAATGCGGTCTTATAGAAGTGAAATTCAACAGGACGGGACTAGTTCTCCTGAGTTTGCCAACAGAGATTCAAGGAGATTTTTGAGGGAAAAGAGCAAAGCTGAAGAAATCAGATATACCTCTAATAACGTGAGCCACGTGGACGAGCTGAATGACGAGTCAGACATGCAAAGCAGATATTTCAGACAGGAGTTGGGTAATGATGTTATGCTAGATCAGAAACTATTTCATAGGAACCTGGTTAGATCTTTGTCAGCTCCCGTGTCGCGGTCATCATTTGGAAAGCTTCTTCTAGAGGATCGATACATGTTGACGGGGGCACATATTAGGAGAAAACATGAAGCTATCGAGAAGGCCAAGGTGAACGTCAAAAAATGGCGAAAAGAGAAATTCAACCTTAAGGAAAAAGTCTTCAGCTTCAAATATAGTTTTGTACTTAGAGGAAGGCTCTTTCGTAGAAAAATTCGAACTTCGGAGGAATCACATGGAGACAAACAAATTCACAAGAAAGATCCTCTCAACACACCAACTGTTGCATCAAAATGTTATGAGAGACAA GAGAATTCCACTGAGGTGCCACCAAGCCCAGCATCAGTATGTAGCACCACCAATGAAGAATTTTGGAGGCAAACAAATCATTTCAGCCCATCATCATCAACCTCAGATGTACATCTACTGGATGATAGTGAGATACCTCATGTTTTCAAAGAGATCAGCTCTAATCTGAATG AGCTAAGGAGGAAGTTGAATAAGCTAGAAACTTATGATTCTGATGAGGAGACAACGATCAATGAACAGCCTATTGAAGAAGAGATAACGGAGACTGACGATCCAGCTGAAGCGTTCGTTAGAGATCTGCTTGTTGCTTCTGGTTTATACGATGGTTCATGCGATAAATATCTGTCGAAATGGGATCCACTAGGAAAGCCCGTTAGCAACCAAGTTTTTGGAGAAGTCGAAGAATCATACAGACAAAAGATATATGATGAAGAAGGGTCAAGTACCGATCAATTACAGAAGTTAAATCACAAGTTATTGTGTGATTTCTTAAATGAAGTACTTCCAGGTGTACTCGGAAGCACTTCTATGAAAAGGAGTATTGGTCCTACTGCACGAGCTCCGCGAGGAAAGAAGTTATTGGATTGTGTATGGGAAATTGCCCGAGTTTATGTTTACCCTCCGTTAGATATGTCATCACGATCCCTTGAAATTATACTAGCCCGAGACTTGCAATGTACACGTTGGGATGGACTAGTTGATGAAGATGTTAATGCTCTGGGAAAAGATGTTGAATACCAGATTATTGGTGATCTTATTCATGAATTGATCAATGATATGGAATCATAA